The Cryptococcus neoformans var. grubii H99 chromosome 8, complete sequence DNA window AATTCAAGGAAGGTGATGCAGGAAGCGGATGGGATATCAAGGTCAAAGCTGAACTGGCTACGGTGGGCGCCGTTTATGCCCTAGAGGAAATCCATGGTTTCTTGGCTGTTGCCGCGGGTAGCAAGGTATGTTCAAAACTACCATTTCCATTGCCCTGGTAATCATATCTTCTAACACCTTGTAGCTTACAATCCACCGCCTGGACCATAACCCCGTTGAACTGGAAGAAACATCCTCTTGGGCTTCGGCCTACGTCATTTCCTCACTTTCCGTTTTACCTCCTAGTCTTATGCGCCCAGAGGGCGCTCTCATCGTAGGCGACGGCATGCGTAGCGTTATCGTGCTTAATGTAGACGAGGGTGATGGTATGATCTATGATGACGAGAGGAACATGGCGACACATGGTGTGACGGCCTTGGGTCTGTTGAAAGATAAGGGAGATGGCGTTGTCATCAGCGATGTGCGTCCTTGAAGGCCTAAATTAACGATGTGAAAAGGTGCTAATTAGTTATAAAGGCACATTCAAATCTCTTGACATATAGATTGAATCAGAAGCTTGAAAGGGCGGCGACCTTCGGGTTGCATGAGGAAGTCACTCGTTTCCAGAGTGGTAAGTTTGATCTTTGACATGTGTCGGCTATGAGTACTCATGTCAAACCTTATAGGCTCCCTTGTCCCGACAACCACCGCTCCCGAAATTATCATTCCCGATGTTCTATTCGCCACTCGTGAGGGCCGTCTCGGTATCATCGGCGAGCTTGGTACCAGGTCTTCGAGAACCCTGGACGATCTCCAACGTAACATGAGCAAAATTTGGAAAGGTCCAGGAGAGGTCGGGTGGAGTAACTGGAGGAGAGCGGGGTCTAACCTTGTGGGCAAAGATACTGCAGGATTTGTTGACGGAGACTTGTGAGTTATCCGCTGTGGTCGTCGCATGAATGCAAAAAGCTGAAGATGAACCAAGTGTGCAAAAATTCCTCGACACAGAATTCTTTGATGACGGCCACGCGCAGGAAATCATTCAAGGAACATCATCCCACGAACATGTCCGATtaggaaaggaagaggcgtcGCGAGCGGACGTTGTACGCTTTTTGGAGGCTACCGCGGGTATGCACTAGGCGAGATGTGTGAAGACAAAAGGTTGTAATGTGTTTTTAGAAGGGACTACCATAAATTATATATTATCTATGTATTGCTCGTTAAACGGCTTTCTGCTAGAACTAATAATGGTCTAACAAAATCTTCCCATGAGATATGATCAATTACCAGTTCTCTTTCTACATCgctccccctccaccacacTGCCCAGCCATAATCTTCTCCTATCTCACCTACTCTCCACTCCCACCCTCTTTCATCCACGTCTCTGCCATCCACCTTGACGCGCTCCACCTTACCAGCACTTGCTGATAATTCGACTTCTATCCTTTCTAGTCCGAAAGTGATACCCTCACCTATAGCTTTTGTATATGCTTCCTTGACTGACCAAAGCTTGGTTAGTCGTAATGAACGATCTCTGAGACTCAGGGGCATAGCAAGGGACTGCTTTTCGAGCAGAGTGAGCTGATCGGATATCCCCTCTTGCGTTGGAAATGGGTCGTTTGGATGTTTCATGATATCTATGCCGACACACGCTAAAGGCGAATGTGAACGGAGTGTGGTAAATAGAATATAGGAGCCTTCATGTGTGTTGTTGAACTCTAGGCGAGGCTCGAGGTTGGGTGTAGACTAAGTGGTGTCAGGGTATTGCCACGAAGTGAGAGACATTACACACTAGAGTAGGTTTACCCTTGGCCTTTCTACCAAATGTCGGTAATTCCCCTGGAGGCAAAAGCCCATTGGTATACAGATACCAAGTCACGGTGAGCCGAGCCACTAACGATCCTATAGCAATATGCTTTGTCAGCAGATAATTAGAGCTTAATAGAACGGAAGAAGTTCACGAAGGGCATCATCACGTAGCCGAAACCGTTTCAGACGCTCTCGTCCAGGCGGCTCAACCAGACTTGCTAGTCTGTCAAACGTCTATAGCGCGTGCGAGTCAGAGATGTTCCAGAAGAGCAGGAGGGCAGCAGCCATTACACGCTTACTTCCTTATCTACTGGTTCTGAAGGTAATTTGATGGCAGATAGATGTATTGTATTGTACATCGGAGGCGTTTGGCGTCCGCTGCACGGGTGCTGCGGATCCAGTATCAAGGCAGAGAGTCAAAAAGTCAGAtgtgatggagaagagtgaGACGTCGTTGTTATGGCATTTTTGGCGGGGCACCGCGGTTCGCGTTCGACTCTTCGCACAACTACAAGTGGAACgttgattttttttctccacGCAtacttcatcttgtctcgGCCCTCAAGCTTGCAAGGTAACCCATGGTTCCATATTAACAAGTATAATAGTCAAAAGATCAACACTTCATTATGGACGAGGATTTTGAGGATCTGCTGCGAGACGAAGACGGTGAGTCGTACGCACTGAAGCCGTGGCCATTCCTGCTGCTATCCCGTAGAAACTCGTATTGATGAGATCAATTTTTACAGAGCCCGAATACGAGGTATGCAATTTTCAATTCCAGTACATGCCATTAATAACAAAAGCTGATCATATGTAGCTTGAGGCTTCGGCGTCTACAAGCGCCCGGCCTAAGCAGACGCCTCCTTCAGAGAATGAGATTAGATTGTGCCGGCGAGTGCTTGAACTTGAGGAGGAACGGAACTCCTTGACTGTCAGTGATCTTCTACCTTGTTCCTCTTTGCCCTTGCTGAGT harbors:
- a CDS encoding 4'-phosphopantetheinyl transferase, with translation MYNTIHLSAIKLPSEPVDKETFDRLASLVEPPGRERLKRFRLRDDALRSLVARLTVTWYLYTNGLLPPGELPTFGRKAKGKPTLSTPNLEPRLEFNNTHEGSYILFTTLRSHSPLACVGIDIMKHPNDPFPTQEGISDQLTLLEKQSLAMPLSLRDRSLRLTKLWSVKEAYTKAIGEGITFGLERIEVELSASAGKVERVKVDGRDVDERGWEWRVGEIGEDYGWAVWWRGSDVERELVIDHISWEDFVRPLLVLAESRLTSNT